Proteins encoded within one genomic window of Camelina sativa cultivar DH55 chromosome 19, Cs, whole genome shotgun sequence:
- the LOC104765182 gene encoding chaperonin CPN60-like 2, mitochondrial, whose amino-acid sequence MYRVLSKLSSSIGSSTSRKLVSGRIISSRNYAAKDISFGIGARAAMLQGVSEVAEAVKVTMGPKGRNVIIENSYGGPKITKDGVTVAKSISFQAKAKNIGAELVKQVANATNKVAGDGTTCATVLTQAILMEGCKSVAAGVNVMDLRVGINMAIAAVVSDLKSRAVMISTPEEITQVATISANGEREIGELIARAMEKVGKEGVITVADGNTLDNELEVVEGMKLARGYISPYFITDEKTQKCELENPIILIHEKKVSDMNSLLKVLEAAVQSSRPLLIVAEDVESDALAMLILNKHHAGLKVCAIKAPGFGDNRKASLDDLAVLTGAEVISEERGLSLDKIRPELLGTAKKVTITRDDTIILHGGGDKKLIEERCEELRSANEKSTSTFDKEKTQERLSKLSGGVAVFKVGGASETEVGERKDRVTDALNATRAAVEEGIIPGGGVALLYATKALENLQTQNEDQRRGVQIVQNALKAPVVTIAENAGYDGSLVVGKLLEQDDFNFGFDAAKGTYVDMVKAGIIDPVKVIKTALTDAASVSLLLTTTEASVLVKADENTPKHVPDMASMGM is encoded by the exons ATGTATCGAGTGCTATCAAAGTTATCTTCTTCAATTGG TTCGTCTACTTCCAGAAAACTG GTTTCTGGGCGGATTATAAGTAGCAGAAACTATGCAGCCAAGGATATCAGTTTTGGGATCGGTGCTCGGGCAGCTATGTTGCAGGGTGTATCCGAGGTTGCAGAAGCTGTGAAAGTCACTATGGGGCCaaag GGAAGAAATGTGATAATTGAGAACAGTTACGGTGGACCAAAGATCACAAAGGATGGTGTCACAGTGGCAAAAAGCATATCATTCCAAGCAAAAGCTAAGAATATTGGTGCAGAGCTCGTGAAACAGGTTGCAAATGCCACTAACAAGGTTGCTGGAGATG GTACCACTTGTGCTACTGTTTTGACTCAGGCGATACTCATGGAAGGTTGCAAGTCAGTGGCTGCTGGTGTAAATGTGATGGATTTGCGTGTTGGCATAAATATGGCAATTGCTGCAGTTGTCTCTGATTTGAAAAGCAGAGCTGTTATGATTAGCACCCCGGAAGAGATTACACAG GTTGCTACTATATCTGCAAACGGGGAGCGTGAGATAGGGGAACTAATTGCAAGAGCCATGGAGAAAGTTGGAAAGGAAGGGGTTATCACCGTTGCT GACGGTAACACTTTAGATAACGAGCTAGAAGTAGTGGAAGGAATGAAGCTAGCCAGAGGTTACATTTCTCCTTATTTTATTACGGACGAGAAGACCCAGAAATGC GAGCTTGAAAATCCCATCATCCTCATTCATGAGAAGAAGGTTTCAGACATGAACTCTTTGTTGAAAGTTCTAGAAGCAGCTGTGCAA AGTAGCAGACCACTTCTTATTGTAGCAGAAGATGTTGAGAGTGATGCATTAGCTATGCTTATTCTCAATAAGCATCATGCTGGGCTTAAGGTATGCGCTATCAAGGCCCCGGGGTTCGGTGACAACAGGAAAGCAAGCTTGGATGATCTTGCGGTTCTTACTGGTGCGGAG GTTATCTCTGAGGAGCGCGGGCTATCTCTAGACAAAATTCGCCCTGAATTGCTTGGAACTGCGAAGAAA GTTACCATTACCCGTGATGACACTATTATCCTACATGGTGGTGGTGATAAAAAGCTAATCGAAGAAAGATGTGAAGAG TTAAGATCAGCCAATGAAAAGAGCACTTCCACTTTTGATAAAGAGAAAACGCAAGAAAGACTCTCAAAACTATCAGGTGGTGTTGCAGTCTTCAAG GTTGGAGGGGCAAGTGAAACTGAAGTTGGAGAGAGAAAAGACAGAGTCACTGATGCTTTAAACGCTACAAGAGCAGCCGTCGAAGAAGGCATCATACCgg GTGGTGGTGTGGCTCTATTATATGCTACAAAGGCTTTAGAGAACCTTCAAACTCAAAACGAAGATCAAAGAAGAGGTGTTCAGATTGTTCAGAATGCTCTCAAG GCTCCTGTAGTGACAATAGCTGAAAATGCTGGTTACGATGGTTCTTTAGTGGTTGGCAAGTTATTAGAGCAAGACGATTTCAATTTCGGTTTCGATGCTGCCAAAG GTacatatgtggatatggtgaaagCTGGAATCATAGACCCGGTGAAGGTTATCAAAACTGCCTTAACCGATGCTGCTAG CGTTTCTTTGCTTTTGACAACAACAGAAGCATCAGTGCTTGTGAAGGCAGACGAAAACACTCCAAAACATGTCCCTGATATGGCCAGCATGGGCATGTGA
- the LOC104767495 gene encoding F-box protein At1g11810-like yields MESEESRDYLLCFDFTTKRFGEPLKLPFNSEGDGEDNVALTCVRDEKLAVLYRSYKSIDIWISTKIQPNVVLWSKFVGMDLVMLTDGFRAGCFFIDEEKQVAVVFDRRLNYSKACIIGKDGYFKDSVNVGVALPRYFTSYVPSLVSLKHNKPSKRKQRDN; encoded by the coding sequence ATGGAGTCGGAAGAGAGTAGAGattatttactctgttttgattttacaacaaaGAGATTTGGTGAGCCTTTGAAACTGCCGTTTAACTCTGaaggtgatggtgaagacaATGTGGCTTTGACTTGCGTTAGAGATGAGAAGCTCGCTGTGTTATATCGGAGCTACAAGTCGATTGATATTTGGATTTCTACTAAGATCCAGCCCAATGTAGTGTTGTGGAGTAAGTTTGTGGGAATGGATTTGGTGATGCTTACGGATGGCTTTAGAGCTGGGTgcttcttcattgacgaggagaagCAAGTCGCTGTAGTTTTTGATCGAAGGCTCAACTACTCAAAAGCTTGTATCATTGGAAAGGATGGATACTTTAAAGACTCTGTGAATGTTGGAGTTGCTCTGCCTCGATACTTCACTTCTTATGTTCCAAGCTTAGTCTCACTGAAACACAACAAGCCGagcaaaaggaaacaaagagataATTAG
- the LOC104765184 gene encoding protein ROOT HAIR DEFECTIVE 3 translates to MDAACSTQLIDGDGVFNVSGVDHFIKEVKLEECGLSYAVVSIMGPQSSGKSTLLNHLFGTNFREMDAFRGRSQTTKGIWIARCAGIEPCTVVMDLEGTDGRERGEDDTAFEKQSALFALAVSDIVLINMWCHDIGREQAANKPLLKTVFQVMMRLFSPRKTTLMFVIRDKTRTPLENLEPVLREDIQKIWDSVPKPQAHKETPLSDFFNVEVVALSSYEEKEEQFKEQVYNLRQRFFQSVAPGGLAGDRRGVVPANAFAFSAEQMWQVIKDNKDLDLPAHKVMVATVRCEEIANEKFSGFIANENWRELEEAVQSGPVSGFGKKLSSVLQSSLSEYDTEATYFEEGVRSSKRQQLQEKLLQLVQPTFQDVLGHLRSGALENFKHAFEKALDAGEGFSSSAKSCALSCISKFDKGCEEAVIEQAKWDTTKTREKLERDIEAHISSVRTTKMYELTTLYESKLNVALSGPVEALLDGANDETWPAIRKLLRREGELAVYGLSNALSGFEMDEETRNKMLSDLEKYAQGIVETKAKEEAGRALMRMKDRFATIFSHDSDSMPRVWTGKEDIRAITKMARSASLKLLSVMAVIRLDDELDNIEKTLTLALFNSTGNNATSKSISTIDSLASSTWEQVAAEKTLITPVQCKTLWRQFKNETEYTVTQAISAQEANRRNNNWLPPPWAILALVVLGFNEFMTLLRNPLWLLVLFVGYLISKALWVQLNISGEFQNGALPGLLSLSTKFLPTVMNLLKKLAEEGQAPPTNSNQSMNSSAQSEVTTNGESSSSSSSGSSPAKTVPIDTSA, encoded by the exons ATgg ATGCCGCTTGCTCTACCCAGCTTATCGATGGGGATGGTGTCTTTAATGTTTCTGGTGTTGATCATTTCATCAAGGAGGTTAAGTTGGAAGAATGTGGTCTTTCTTATGCGGTTGTCTCCATTATGGGTCCACAAAGTAGTG GGAAGAGTACGCTCTTGAATCATTTGTTTGGAACAAACTTTAGGGAAATGGATGCATTTCGAGGAAG GTCTCAGACGACTAAGGGAATTTGGATTGCTAGATGCGCTGGTATTGAGCCTTGTACCGTTGTGATGGATTTAGAGGGTACCGATGGGAGAGAGCGTGGTGAG GATGATACTGCTTTCGAGAAACAGAGTGCTCTTTTTGCACTTGCTGTGTCAGACATTGTTCTTATAAACAT GTGGTGTCATGATATTGGTCGGGAACAAGCAGCAAATAAACCTCTTTTAAAGACTGTGTTCCAG GTTATGATGCGGTTGTTTAGTCCGCGGAAGACGACTTTGATGTTTGTCATAAGAGATAAAACACGG ACGCCCCTCGAAAATTTGGAACCAGTCCTGAGGGAAGACATTCAAAAG ATATGGGATTCTGTCCCCAAGCCTCAGGCACACAAAGAAACTCCTCTTAGTGATTTCTTCAAC GTTGAAGTAGTTGCCCTCTCTAGTtatgaagaaaaggaagagcAATTCAAGGAGCAG GTCTATAATTTGAGACAACGGTTTTTCCAATCTGTCGCACCTGGTGGGCTTGCTGGTGATCGACGAGGAGTTGTCCCTGCCAATGCATTTGCTTTCAGTGCAGAACAGATGTGGCAAGTCATCAAAGACAACAAAGACTTGGATCTTCCAGCACACAAG GTCATGGTAGCAACTGTGCGATGTGAGGAAATTGCCAATGAAAAATTCTCTGGTTTTATCGCGAATGAG AATTGGCGTGAGTTGGAAGAGGCTGTACAGTCTGGTCCTGTTTCCGGTTTTGGAAAAAAGCTTAGCTCAGTTCTCCAGTCTAGCTTATCAGA GTATGACACAGAAGCGACATACTTTGAAGAAGGTGTAAGATCATCCAAGAGACAACAGCTGCAAGAAAAGTTATTGCAA CTTGTTCAACCAACTTTCCAAGACGTGCTTGGACATTTAAGATCTGGAGCACTTGAAAACTTCAAGCACGCTTTTGAGAAGGCCTTGGATGCTGGAGAAGGGTTTTCATCCTCTGCGAAATCCTGCGCTCTGTCATGCATATCTAAGTTTGATAAAGGATGTGAAG AGGCTGTTATTGAACAAGCAAAATGGGATACAACTAAAACTAGGGAAAAGCTTGAGCGTGATATTGAAGCCCATATCTCTTCTGTTCGTACTACAAAGATGTATGAACTGACTACTCTGTATGAG TCAAAACTAAATGTAGCATTATCCGGACCGGTGGAAGCACTTCTGGATGGGGCTAATGATGAAACATGGCCAGCAATAAGAAAACTACTTAGACGGGAAGGAGAATTGGCTGTCTATGGTCTATCCAACGCATTATCTGGTTTTGAAATGGACGAAGAAACACGAAATAAAATGCTCTCTGACCTTGAAAAGTATGCTCAAGGTATTGTTGAAACCAAGGCTAAGGAAGAGGCTGGAAGAGCGTTGATGCGCATGAAGGATAG ATTTGCTACAATCTTCAGCCATGATTCTGATTCAATGCCACGCGTCTGGACTGGAAAGGAGGACATCAGAGCAATCACAAAAATGGCTCGTTCTGCA tcCTTAAAGCTGCTGTCTGTTATGGCTGTTATACGCTTGGATGATGAACTTGACAATATTGAGAAGACATTGACGCTCGCTCTGTTTAATTCTACGGGCAACAATGCTACTAGCAAGAGCATCAGCACAATTGATTCACTCGCCTCAAGTACTTGGGAGCAG GTTGCAGCAGAAAAGACGTTGATCACGCCTGTGCAGTGTAAAACTCTGTGGAGGCAATTCAAGAACGAGACAGAATATACTGTTACACAGGCCATTTCTGCACAG GAAGCTAACCGACGGAATAACAACTGGCTGCCACCTCCATGGGCAATTCTAGCCCTGGTTGTTCTTGGATTCAATGAATTTATGACTCTCTTAAG AAATCCTCTATGGCTCTTAGTTCTTTTTGTTGGATACCTTATTTCCAAAGCATTGTGGGTGCAATTAAATATTTCAGGAGAATTCCAAAATGGCGCG CTACCTGGACTTCTGTCCTTGTCAACCAAATTCCTTCCAACGGTCATGAACCTCCTTAAAAAGCTAGCAGAAGAAGGACAAGCACCACCCACAAATAGCAACCAATCAATGAACTCCTCAGCTCAATCCGAGGTAACAACCAATGGAGAAAGCAGTAGCAGCAGCAGCTCTGGTTCATCTCCAGCGAAAACCGTACCAATTGATACGAGTGCATAG
- the LOC104765180 gene encoding uncharacterized protein LOC104765180 — protein MSVKPTVALRGILVGGVAIFAKVAAAMKAAGGVKLGAAATAMTVAATAAVSGGSKQDASKAPPPSK, from the coding sequence ATGTCGGTGAAACCCACAGTCGCTTTGAGAGGTATCCTAGTTGGTGGAGTGGCCATATTTGCCAAAGTTGCGGCTGCAATGAAAGCAGCTGGAGGTGTAAAGCTTGGTGCAGCTGCTACAGCTATGACCGTGGCTGCTACCGCTGCTGTGAGTGGAGGATCTAAGCAAGATGCTTCCAAGGCACCACCACCTTCTAAATAA
- the LOC104767496 gene encoding scarecrow-like protein 29, whose translation MSLEETEPPNQTLDHVLSWLEDSVSLSPLPGFDDSYLLHEFDGSQTWEWDQTQDPEHGFIQSYSQDLSAYVGCEATNLEVVTEAPFINLDPLPELQQPNNQSRKRSSDKLIEAQHVKRSARSKKKSNKSSEKSCKDGNKEERWAEQLLNPCALAITSRNSSRVQHYLCVLSELASSSGDANRRLADIGLRALQHHLSSSSVSSSFWPDVTFASAEVKMFQKTLLKFYEVSPWFACLITWQTQKSCKF comes from the coding sequence ATGTCGTTAGAAGAAACAGAGCCACCGAACCAGACTCTAGATCATGTCCTAAGCTGGCTCGAGGATTCTGTGTCCTTATCCCCATTACCAGGATTCGATGATTCTTATTTGCTCCACGAGTTTGATGGATCTCAAACGTGGGAATGGGATCAGACTCAAGACCCGGAACATGGTTTCATTCAAAGCTATAGTCAAGATCTTAGTGCATATGTGGGTTGTGAAGCAACTAACCTGGAAGTTGTAACAGAAGCTCCATTCATTAATTTGGATCCTCTGCCTGAACTTCAGCAACCAAACAATCAATCCAGGAAAAGGAGCAGTGACAAGCTTATCGAGGCCCAACACGTGAAAAGATCAGCAAGGagcaagaaaaaatcaaacaagtctAGTGAGAAGAGCTGCAAAGATGGTAACAAGGAAGAGAGATGGGCAGAGCAATTACTTAACCCTTGTGCCTTGGCAATTACGTCAAGGAACTCATCAAGGGTTCAACACTACCTGTGTGTTCTCTCTgaacttgcttcttcttctggcgATGCAAATCGTCGGCTTGCAGATATTGGTCTTCGCGCTCTGCAACATCATCTTTCATCATCCTCAGTGTCATCATCTTTTTGGCCTGACGTTACGTTTGCTTCAGCAGAAGTGAAGATGTTTCAGAAGACTTTGCTTAAGTTCTATGAGGTAAGCCCTTGGTTTGCTTGCCTAATAACATGGCAAACTCAGAAATCCTGCAAATTCTAG
- the LOC104765181 gene encoding LOB domain-containing protein 22-like, translating into MPSGKPSSAFPLHPPKPTTTPLKPSSSNTNSSTNQACAACKYQRRKCAPDCLLAPYFPHDRHRQFLNAHKLFGVSNITKIIKSLTPPEKDAAMHTIMFQSDARANDPVDGCYGIIRKLQYQIEYTRNELEIVLQQLAMFRDRAHHHQHHHHQETQIQIQEPEDLSSFSSSCDLNNNSSIPYNYPLNHHVVQEPNQQQQYCSSGNNFSGLQEDMWCLELQDSSTTVNMKAGFIDECEDIKPVEEVSSERHEFEPHEAFVEQRKLDLPPSSQFIISL; encoded by the coding sequence ATGCCCTCAGGCAAACCTTCTTCTGCCTTCCCTTTACATCCTcccaaaccaacaacaacaccatTAAAACCTTCCAGCAGCAACACCAACAGCAGCACAAACCAAGCATGCGCCGCCTGCAAATACCAACGCAGGAAATGCGCTCCCGATTGTCTTCTCGCTCCTTATTTCCCTCACGACCGTCACCGTCAATTCCTCAATGCGCATAAGCTCTTTGGAGTCAGCAACATCACCAAGATCATCAAATCCCTTACCCCTCCTGAGAAAGACGCAGCTATGCATACAATCATGTTTCAGTCTGATGCTCGTGCCAATGACCCTGTTGATGGATGCTATGGTATCATAAGAAAGCTTCAATACCAGATCGAATACACCAGGAACGAATTGGAGATTGTTCTTCAGCAACTGGCTATGTTCCGTGACCgtgctcatcatcatcaacatcatcatcatcaagaaacgCAAATCCAGATTCAAGAACCAGAGGATCTCTCGAGTTTTTCGAGTTCTTGTGATCTAAACAACAACAGTTCGATTCCTTACAATTACCCTCTGAACCACCACGTTGTTCAAGAaccaaatcaacaacaacaatattgCTCTTCAGGTAATAACTTCAGTGGGTTACAAGAAGACATGTGGTGTCTAGAACTTCAAGATTCATCGACGACAGTGAATATGAAGGCAGGCTTCATCGATGAATGTGAGGACATAAAGCCCGTGGAAGAGGTTTCTAGCGAAAGACACGAGTTCGAGCCTCATGAAGCTTTCGTTGAACAACGGAAACTTGACTTGCCTCCTTCCTCACAGTTCATCATCTCTTtatag
- the LOC104767497 gene encoding LOB domain-containing protein 22-like, with product LAPYFPQDRHRQFLNAHKLFGVSNITKIIKSLTPPEKDAAMHTIMFQSDARANDPVDGCYGIIRKLQYQIEYTRNELEIVLQQLAMFRDRAHHHQHHHHQETQIQIQEPEDLSSFSSSCDLNNNSSIPYNYPLNHHVVQEPNQQQQYCSSGNNFSGLQEDMWCLELQDSSTTVNMKAGFIDECEDIKPVEEVSSXNSPNLSNN from the coding sequence CTCGCTCCTTATTTCCCTCAAGACCGTCACCGTCAATTCCTCAATGCGCATAAGCTCTTTGGAGTCAGCAACATCACCAAGATCATCAAATCCCTTACCCCTCCTGAGAAAGACGCAGCTATGCATACAATCATGTTTCAGTCTGATGCTCGTGCCAATGACCCTGTTGATGGATGCTATGGTATCATAAGAAAGCTTCAATACCAGATCGAATACACCAGGAACGAATTGGAGATTGTTCTTCAGCAACTGGCTATGTTCCGTGACCgtgctcatcatcatcaacatcatcatcatcaagaaacgCAAATCCAGATTCAAGAACCAGAGGATCTCTCGAGTTTTTCGAGTTCTTGTGATCTAAACAACAACAGTTCGATTCCTTACAATTACCCTCTGAACCACCACGTTGTTCAAGAaccaaatcaacaacaacaatattgCTCTTCAGGTAATAACTTCAGTGGGTTACAAGAAGACATGTGGTGTCTAGAACTTCAAGATTCATCGACGACAGTGAATATGAAGGCAGGCTTCATCGATGAATGTGAGGACATAAAGCCCGTGGAAGAGGTTTCTAGCGNTAACTCGCCAAACCTGTCAAACAATTAA